CTTCCCCTTTCCTGGGTATCTCTTCGGATCCTTCTGATGAGTCTTTCGTCTGAATCGGCATGAACAAATACTTTCAGGTCAAATTCTTTTAACAGTTCTTTATTGGTAAGAACCAGAATTCCTTCTACCACCAATACATTCTTAGGTTCTACAGTGACATGATCTCCTGTTCTGGAATGGGTAACAAAGCTGTATATCGGCTGTTCAATAGGCTCGTTATTTTTTAAAGCTTTTACGTGTTTCAGCATCAATTCAAAATCTATGGACTTTGGGTGGTCATAATTTAACGCCTCCCGTTCAGTCAGGGTAAGATTCGGGTTGTCATGATAATAATTATCCTGTGAAAGGATGTTCATTCCTTCAATATCAAGCTGCTGGAGTATCTTGTCAACAACTGTAGTTTTGCCGGAGCCTGTACCTCCTGCAATTCCTATTACAAGCATTCTTTTTTGTTTCTTTATAGTTTGTACAAATATACTATTTTAGATAAAAATATGACAGCACAGACCAATAAATTGAACAATTAAGGGGACAAAGATATTCTAAGGTGAAAAAGATAAAACCGTTTTGCCGGCAAATCCCCATTATTTCAAATAAAAAATCCGATGCTTAGCACCGGATTTAAAAGTTTTTACTATTTATTTTTTTATAAATTTTGTGGATATTTCCAATCCTTTTATAGTTAAGATATAATCACCCGTCTGAAGACCTGAAACGCTGATCTGGCTTCTTCCGCTTCCTACTGTGGCATCCATCACTTTTCTGCCCTCCATATTGTAGATTTCTGCTTTTTGCTCTTTATTTCCTTTCAATGATATGTTTAATATATCAGAAACCGGGTTAGGATAAACTGAAATCTGCTGTTCTTTAGTAACTTCTTTGGTACTTAGCTGACAGGTATATGCCGGAAGTGTATACCCTGCAGCCGTAAACTCCTGGGTCATTATGGTAATATCATTACAGGTAAACCCAAACTGGCCTACCATATCTATTGCAGCCTGTCTTACCGCAATAGCTGCATTCTGTTGATTAGTTGATGAAGTAGTTAAATCAAGCCCTTCTAAAAATGCCCTGTCTGTTTTTTCTCTACCTATTCTGTCATAGATTCTCATCAGAGCCGATGCCCAGATCTGGCCTTTGGTATGGATAGCTCCAGAACCAGGATACAAAACGGTATAATTGGTGATTCTTCCGGCCCAGATGGGGTTATGCCCATCCCAGCTAAACATCCAATTGTATTGAGGGGATGAAGAAGGCCATTGATTAAGGCTTCTGCTATAAGACTGTGCCCAGTAATCACCACTTCCTTCACTTAATCCATCAGAATTTGATACACCTCCTGAAAGCCAGTGATGAATTCCATGTCCTAATTCATGAAGCACAACATCGGCATCTTCAGCATCGTCTACACCACCCTGGCCGAATTCTAAAGTTCCGGCTGTAGTATATTGTGAATTATCGTCTCCGTTTAGTGCATGAGGATCATAAATAACCGCACCTCCGTTAGTAGTAGGTTTACAGACAATTCCTAATGTCTCATTGATATACCTTAAACTTTTATCGATGTGCCAGAAAGCATTTACTGCTTCAAATCCCAACTCGCTTCTGTTGAACAAAAACTGGTTGGTAGCCTGTGTAAACAAACCTGTATTAGGATTGCTGATATTTCTTATTTCAACATAAGAATTCTTCAGTTTGTAAACATTATTGGCAAATTCTATATCTGAGAATGTTACCAAGCTTCTGGCATTATCCAGGCTGGCATTGGTGGCATCATTACCATCTACATAATTACCCCCATATGTTGATCCTGTCTTTGATAGCGGATCCGGATCGAATACATAACCAGATCCTGAGGCTTTAAAGCTGACGGTTTTATTCAGCTTTTTTGCTTTCTTTTTTGGAGATCGGGAAGTGTCACCTTCATGCCTATGGTGTACTGCGATGTTTTTAACGCTTATGACCTCTCCTGTTTTGGCATCAACAATGGTTTCCCAGCTTCCGGGATTGTCATAGGAGTTAATAACAGCTCTGTAAACAAGTTTAGTATTTCCTTCATCTGTAATATAGACAAACAACTTGTTTTCCTGATATGTGATCTCTCCTTTTGATTTAGATGCTTTGTATGCCTTATTAAATGCATCAGACGCAGAAACAGAAGGTACTATATCTATTTCTTTCAGGTTTTTCCTGAAACTTTCTGTACCCGTATAGCTTATTCTGCCTTCTTTATTGAAATGGACCAGAATTTCTGACTGAAAAACCGGTACATCTTTAATAAACTGCTGAAAACGGAGTGTTTCTCCTGTATTTCCTTTACGTACAGAATTTAAAGTAAGCTTACTAAAGCTCTGAATTCCTAAATCTCTCGTATTTTCCTTGATCCATCTGTTTGCAGAAGCTTCATAGGATGATTCCTGAGCCATTAATGTGCTACAGCACAGAACGCTGCCTAGCACCAGTGAAGTAATTTTTAATTTCATATATTGTTTTTTTGCAATTATTTAAATAAAAATAATAATAATTAATGAATTTTAAGTTTTTTTAACACAAAAACCTAAAAAACAAATATCAAAAATCTAACAAACCACTTTTTGACATAAAAAAACCGTTTCATTTTTCATGAAACGGCTGCTATTTATTTTATTTATACGATTTCGCTTGTTAATTCTCTTGAAAGCAATTTTTCGTGCATAGGCTTCAGAACATCCATTGAGCCCGTTTTTACAGTGCATTTGCCTTTGTAATGCACCAGAATGGTACACTGCTCTGCCTGTTCTAAGGTATGTTTGCATATTTCGATCAAACAGTTGATCACATAATCGAAAGTATGAATATCATCATTATGCAGTACCAATTTATACACTTCATCTGTATCGTCCAAAACAAGTACTTCTTCTTCATACTGCCGTTTCGGATCTTCATAATCTTTTATACTGTTATAAAAAATCATCTTTAATTATTTTAAACTTCTCCTATTTTATCAGCCAGATCGTTGATCATATTTGGCCCTTCATATACTAATTCTACAAGCTCTACGCTTTTATTATTCATTTTCAGGATTTTGAAATGATAGTTATCCAGATCAAACTCCTGATTTTCTTCCGGAATATCTTCTAATTCGTGAAGAATGAATCCTGCCAGTGAATTATATTCACTATCTTCTGACAAAGGAAGCTTTTTAGGCAGATATTCGTTGATTTCATCCAGTGGCTGGGTTGCCTGTACCCAATAAATATTATCTCCGATTTTATCTACCAGTTTATCTTCATCATCCTCTTCATCCTGTATTTCTCCTACCAGCTCTTCCAGAATATCTTCCAGGGTAATAATTCCTTCTGTACCTCCGAATTCATCAATTACAATGGCTAGATGCTGCTTTTTCTGCTGGAAGATCTTTAAGAGGTCTGAAATCTTTTTGCTTCCTACTACGAAAAACGCATCACGCATCAGTTCTTTAAGGTCTTCATGATTCAAATCTCCTTTTCTCTTAACAAATTCCCTTATAATCTCTTTGGTATAGAAAATACCAATTACATTGTCAATAGAATCAAGGTATACAGGAATACGGGAATACCCGCTGTCCATAATCTTATTGATAATCTCATTGATATCTTCTTCAAAATCAATAGAGGTGATATTCTGTCTTGGAACCATGATCTGCTTGGCAGAATGATCCGTAAAATCGAATGCGTTTTTGATGATCTCGTAGTTCTCTTCTTCAATTTCACCGCTGTCCGCACTTTGTTTTACCAATAACTGAAGCTCTTCTGTAGAGTGAATTTCCTGTTCTGAAGCCGGGTGAATTTTAACCAGTCTCAGGAAACCATTCGACATGGAGTTCATTAGCCAGATAAACGGTTTAAAGATGGTATAGAAAACTCTTAAAGGTACTGCCGTTGCCATAGTAGTCGCTTCAGATTTCCTGATCGCAATTGATTTTGGAATAAGCTCACCAAAAACAATATGCATAATTGTGATCAATACGAAACTGGTGACCAAAGAAATTGAAGTAACAGATGCCTCGCTCATTTCTATGCTCAGGGAATGAAAAATGTTTTCAACAATATGGTGAAGCGCACTTTCCCCTACCCATCCTAATGCCAGGGAAGCCAATGTAATTCCAAGCTGTGTTGCAGACAGATATTCATCTAAATGTTTGATGATGTGCTCCGCCTGCTTAGCCATAGAGTTTCCTTCTGCGGCTTTTAACTGAATTTGTGAGTAACGAACTTTAACAATTGAAAATTCTGCGGCTACGAAAAAGCCATTGAGTAATACAAGAAATAAGGCTAGCAAAAGCCTGACTATGTCCGAGTCCATTTAGAAATTGTGTAATTTTTATTTTTACAAAGATATGGAAAATATAAATAACTAAGGACTTTAATTTAGGAAAGGCGGATGGAAGCTGGAAGAGAGAAGGAAATGAAGTCACAAACAACAAAAGAATTTTCTTTTTTTGACGTTACTCAAAATCAATATTTTTCTAAAAATATCAGACTTTGATCTTCCATCTTTAATAAAAAAAGCACCGACTATATCGATGCTTTATGTATACTGTTAAGGTATTTCTTATGAATTTTTCAGGGCTTCTGCTCCGGAAACGATCTCTAAGATCTCGTTGGTAATGGCAGCCTGTCTTGCTTTGTTGTAGAAGATCACAAGATCATTCTTTAAAGCCTGAGCGTTATCTGTCGCTTTGTGCATGGCTGTCATTCTTGCTCCGTGCTCTGATGCTACTGAATCAAGAACGGCTTTGAAAACCTGAGTTTTAATTGATTTAGGAATCAAATGATCTAGGATCTCTGCTCTGGTTGGTTCAAAGATATAATCTGTTTCTACCGGTGCATCTGATGCATCTGCTTCAGGCATTGAGATCGGAAGAAGCTGTTCAGTCATTACTTCCTGAGTAGCGGCATTAACAAATTTGTTATAGATCAGATAAACCTCGTCAAATTTACCTTCTTTAAAGCTGCCCATTACACCTTCTGTAACGTGAGCAACTGTATCAAAGTTTAAATTATCAAAAACGGCACTTTCATTAGCATATACTTTACGGTTTTTTCTTACCGCATCAAATGCTTTTTTACCGATTGTAAGAACTTCAACTTCGTATTGAGATTTATTCTGAAACTGGCTGTTAAGTTCTTTTACAATAGATGAGTTGAAAGCTCCTGCAAGACCTCTGTTTGAAGTAACAGCGATGAAAAGAACTCTCTTCACTTCTCTTTTTTGAGCATAAACAGAAACCTGATCAGGATCAGAGCTAGAATTTACATTCTGGATGATTTCCTGTAGTTTTTCAGAATAAGGTCTTAACATTACGATTGCATCCTGTGCTTTTTTAAGCTTCGCTGCGGAAACCATTTTCATAGCACGTGTAATCTGCATCGTAGATGAAATTGACGTAATTCTGCCTCGTATTTCTTTTAAGTTTGCCATTAATTTGGGTTCAAAGTTTATGGTCTAAGTTTAAGGTTCAAAATTAGGTATTTCAAACCTTAAACATTGAGATTTTTAGTTATATTTAGAAGCTAGATCGTTAGCTGCCTGCTTAAGAACGCTGGTAATTGAATCATCAATTTTCCCTGCTTTGATAGCAGCCATTGTATCTGGGTGCTTAGATCTTAAGAATGCGATATACTCGATCTGGAATTCTTTTACTTTTCTGATAGGAACGTTTCTTAAAAGGTTCTCAGTTCCCGCATAGATCATAGCTACCTGGCTGTCCACCGGAAGTGGAGAGTTTACCGGCTGCTTAAGGATCTCTACGTTTCTTTCTCCTTTAGAGATTACTGCTAAAGTAGAAGCATCAAGGTCAGAACCGAATTTAGCAAATGCTTCCAATTCTTTATATTGTGCCTGGTCTAACTTCAATGTACCAGATACTTTTTTCATTGACTTGATCTGAGCGTTACCTCCTACTCTGGATACAGAGATCCCTACGTTGATCGCAGGACGAACCCCTGAGTTGAATAGATC
This region of Chryseobacterium vaccae genomic DNA includes:
- the udk gene encoding uridine kinase, producing MLVIGIAGGTGSGKTTVVDKILQQLDIEGMNILSQDNYYHDNPNLTLTEREALNYDHPKSIDFELMLKHVKALKNNEPIEQPIYSFVTHSRTGDHVTVEPKNVLVVEGILVLTNKELLKEFDLKVFVHADSDERLIRRIRRDTQERGRDLNEVLHRYQTTLKPMHQEFIEPSKNEADLIIPNMKQNSVAIDFLTTVIKNSLRKH
- a CDS encoding T9SS type A sorting domain-containing protein is translated as MKLKITSLVLGSVLCCSTLMAQESSYEASANRWIKENTRDLGIQSFSKLTLNSVRKGNTGETLRFQQFIKDVPVFQSEILVHFNKEGRISYTGTESFRKNLKEIDIVPSVSASDAFNKAYKASKSKGEITYQENKLFVYITDEGNTKLVYRAVINSYDNPGSWETIVDAKTGEVISVKNIAVHHRHEGDTSRSPKKKAKKLNKTVSFKASGSGYVFDPDPLSKTGSTYGGNYVDGNDATNASLDNARSLVTFSDIEFANNVYKLKNSYVEIRNISNPNTGLFTQATNQFLFNRSELGFEAVNAFWHIDKSLRYINETLGIVCKPTTNGGAVIYDPHALNGDDNSQYTTAGTLEFGQGGVDDAEDADVVLHELGHGIHHWLSGGVSNSDGLSEGSGDYWAQSYSRSLNQWPSSSPQYNWMFSWDGHNPIWAGRITNYTVLYPGSGAIHTKGQIWASALMRIYDRIGREKTDRAFLEGLDLTTSSTNQQNAAIAVRQAAIDMVGQFGFTCNDITIMTQEFTAAGYTLPAYTCQLSTKEVTKEQQISVYPNPVSDILNISLKGNKEQKAEIYNMEGRKVMDATVGSGRSQISVSGLQTGDYILTIKGLEISTKFIKK
- a CDS encoding ATP-dependent Clp protease adaptor ClpS, translating into MIFYNSIKDYEDPKRQYEEEVLVLDDTDEVYKLVLHNDDIHTFDYVINCLIEICKHTLEQAEQCTILVHYKGKCTVKTGSMDVLKPMHEKLLSRELTSEIV
- a CDS encoding hemolysin family protein — its product is MDSDIVRLLLALFLVLLNGFFVAAEFSIVKVRYSQIQLKAAEGNSMAKQAEHIIKHLDEYLSATQLGITLASLALGWVGESALHHIVENIFHSLSIEMSEASVTSISLVTSFVLITIMHIVFGELIPKSIAIRKSEATTMATAVPLRVFYTIFKPFIWLMNSMSNGFLRLVKIHPASEQEIHSTEELQLLVKQSADSGEIEEENYEIIKNAFDFTDHSAKQIMVPRQNITSIDFEEDINEIINKIMDSGYSRIPVYLDSIDNVIGIFYTKEIIREFVKRKGDLNHEDLKELMRDAFFVVGSKKISDLLKIFQQKKQHLAIVIDEFGGTEGIITLEDILEELVGEIQDEEDDEDKLVDKIGDNIYWVQATQPLDEINEYLPKKLPLSEDSEYNSLAGFILHELEDIPEENQEFDLDNYHFKILKMNNKSVELVELVYEGPNMINDLADKIGEV
- the atpG gene encoding ATP synthase F1 subunit gamma, with translation MANLKEIRGRITSISSTMQITRAMKMVSAAKLKKAQDAIVMLRPYSEKLQEIIQNVNSSSDPDQVSVYAQKREVKRVLFIAVTSNRGLAGAFNSSIVKELNSQFQNKSQYEVEVLTIGKKAFDAVRKNRKVYANESAVFDNLNFDTVAHVTEGVMGSFKEGKFDEVYLIYNKFVNAATQEVMTEQLLPISMPEADASDAPVETDYIFEPTRAEILDHLIPKSIKTQVFKAVLDSVASEHGARMTAMHKATDNAQALKNDLVIFYNKARQAAITNEILEIVSGAEALKNS